A window of Tautonia plasticadhaerens contains these coding sequences:
- the nuoH gene encoding NADH-quinone oxidoreductase subunit NuoH: MATWQIAVILVKIFLIVGIFQGAVAYMIMLERKIAAWSQDRVGPNRAGPFGLIQPLADGAKMLLKEDVIPGYVNKPLYVLAPAIAIIAATIGFAVVPFGPAGIDAPTINGHPIHFQIAPNVDVGILYVFAIGSLAVYAVILGGYASNNKYSFLGGLRNSAQIISYEIPLGLSVIGMVMLSRSLELGDIIAWQDTNGIGIIPAWGILVQPLAFVIFLVSAFAETNRLPFDLAEAEQELVGGFHTEYSAMKFGMFFLGEYLHVITVSFLTAILFLGGWDVPFVGLGVEDTGWIAALIKVGVIFFKVALMVVFIMWIRWTLPRFRYDQLMNLAWKAMIPLALLNLIVTMVLIQLFRGVG, translated from the coding sequence ATGGCGACCTGGCAGATCGCAGTCATCCTGGTCAAGATCTTCCTGATAGTCGGGATCTTCCAGGGTGCCGTTGCATATATGATCATGCTTGAGCGGAAAATTGCGGCTTGGTCCCAGGACCGGGTCGGCCCCAATCGGGCCGGGCCCTTCGGCCTGATCCAGCCCCTCGCCGACGGCGCGAAGATGCTCCTCAAGGAGGACGTCATCCCGGGCTACGTGAACAAGCCGCTCTACGTCCTCGCCCCGGCGATCGCCATCATCGCCGCGACGATCGGCTTCGCCGTCGTCCCCTTCGGTCCGGCGGGGATCGACGCCCCGACGATCAACGGCCATCCGATCCACTTCCAGATCGCGCCGAACGTGGATGTCGGCATCCTCTATGTCTTCGCGATCGGCAGCCTCGCCGTCTACGCGGTGATCCTCGGGGGCTATGCGTCGAATAACAAATATTCATTCCTCGGCGGATTACGGAACAGCGCGCAGATCATCAGCTACGAGATCCCCCTGGGACTCTCGGTGATCGGCATGGTGATGCTCTCCCGGTCGCTCGAATTGGGGGACATCATCGCCTGGCAGGACACGAATGGGATCGGCATCATCCCGGCCTGGGGCATCCTCGTCCAGCCCCTGGCATTCGTCATCTTCCTGGTGAGCGCCTTCGCCGAGACGAACCGACTGCCCTTCGACCTCGCCGAGGCCGAGCAGGAGCTCGTCGGCGGGTTCCACACCGAATACTCGGCGATGAAGTTCGGCATGTTCTTCCTCGGCGAGTACTTGCACGTGATCACGGTCAGCTTCCTGACCGCCATCCTGTTCCTGGGTGGCTGGGACGTGCCATTTGTGGGCCTCGGGGTCGAGGACACCGGCTGGATCGCCGCCCTGATCAAGGTCGGGGTGATCTTCTTCAAGGTGGCCCTCATGGTCGTCTTCATCATGTGGATCCGCTGGACCCTACCCCGATTCCGCTACGATCAGCTGATGAACTTGGCCTGGAAGGCGATGATCCCGCTGGCCCTGCTCAACCTGATCGTGACCATGGTCCTGATCCAGCTCTTCCGGGGGGTCGGCTGA
- a CDS encoding molybdopterin-dependent oxidoreductase, which yields MATILINGTEYTLPEGERLNAIQAAQRFGVEIPYYCWHPALSVVANCRMCEIQVGSKDPKTGEIKMIPKMVPGCQTPAKDGTVIVTESPEVKAHQSMIMEYLLINHPLDCPVCDQAGQCGLQDYSFKHGQSVHRFVEERTVNPRKDVSEQIQLNMDRCIMCTRCVRFAREITGTNELQVERRGNHAEINIFPDRPLDNPMAGNVVDLCPVGALLDKDFLHKQRYWFNDQHHSVCTRCSTGCNVTVEENRGQIWRYRARYNPKVNDYWICDEGRYSYKSANDPILLHAMYLREGDRPAMTPVDRALDAARTRLKEVARQGGRIAAVVSPSLTVEEAYLLASFIKGLSGSAVLAMGPVPVVGEDVTFSPDPRKGRTGDTSFVVPRPFTIHAEKVPNRLGVERILVHFQGEVIPFDRFRLQAASQPFDALYVTGGGHDPVFEGPEMTKLRDAAKFLVVQDVWPTDLAGTADVILSSSTFAEKAGCYVNADGRLQYASASLPPRDGSLPDLDILAILSERAGGGPISSRDVLRELSGQVPGFSAASELNGTFPEFGLPLDGQEQPSPGMSRYVDPWHAPRGKVTLAR from the coding sequence ATGGCCACCATCCTCATCAACGGCACCGAGTATACGCTCCCCGAGGGCGAGCGGCTCAACGCCATTCAGGCCGCGCAGCGGTTCGGGGTCGAGATCCCGTACTACTGCTGGCACCCCGCCCTGTCCGTGGTGGCCAACTGCCGGATGTGCGAGATCCAGGTCGGCAGCAAGGACCCGAAGACCGGGGAGATCAAGATGATCCCCAAGATGGTCCCGGGCTGCCAGACCCCGGCCAAGGACGGCACGGTCATCGTTACCGAAAGCCCGGAGGTGAAGGCGCACCAGTCGATGATCATGGAGTATCTCCTGATCAATCATCCCCTCGACTGCCCCGTCTGCGACCAGGCCGGCCAATGCGGCCTGCAGGACTACAGCTTCAAGCACGGCCAGTCCGTCCACCGCTTCGTCGAGGAGCGGACGGTCAATCCCCGCAAGGACGTCTCCGAACAGATCCAGCTCAACATGGACCGGTGCATCATGTGCACCCGGTGCGTCCGATTTGCTCGCGAGATCACGGGTACCAACGAACTCCAGGTCGAGCGTCGCGGCAATCACGCGGAGATCAACATCTTCCCCGATCGTCCGCTCGATAATCCCATGGCCGGCAACGTCGTCGACCTCTGCCCGGTCGGCGCCCTGCTCGACAAGGACTTCCTGCACAAGCAACGCTACTGGTTCAACGATCAGCATCATTCGGTATGCACCCGCTGCTCGACGGGATGTAACGTCACCGTCGAGGAGAATCGGGGCCAGATCTGGCGATACCGGGCTCGATACAACCCAAAGGTCAACGACTACTGGATCTGCGACGAGGGCCGGTACAGCTATAAGTCGGCCAACGACCCGATCCTCTTGCACGCCATGTACCTCCGAGAGGGCGACCGGCCTGCCATGACGCCGGTCGACCGGGCGCTCGACGCCGCCCGGACCCGACTCAAGGAGGTTGCTCGTCAGGGCGGCCGGATCGCGGCGGTCGTCTCGCCGTCCCTGACCGTCGAGGAGGCTTACCTGCTCGCCTCCTTCATCAAGGGCCTGAGCGGCTCCGCCGTGCTGGCGATGGGGCCGGTCCCGGTGGTCGGAGAGGATGTGACGTTCTCCCCCGACCCGAGGAAAGGCCGCACCGGCGACACCTCGTTCGTGGTGCCCCGTCCGTTCACGATCCACGCCGAGAAGGTGCCGAACCGGCTCGGGGTCGAGCGGATCCTGGTCCATTTCCAGGGCGAGGTCATCCCGTTCGATCGGTTCAGGCTGCAGGCGGCCTCCCAGCCGTTCGACGCCCTCTACGTCACCGGAGGTGGCCACGACCCGGTCTTCGAGGGGCCGGAGATGACGAAGCTCCGGGATGCGGCGAAGTTCCTCGTCGTCCAGGACGTCTGGCCGACCGACCTCGCCGGTACCGCCGACGTGATCCTCTCCTCGTCGACTTTCGCGGAGAAGGCCGGCTGCTACGTGAACGCCGACGGGCGGCTCCAGTACGCCTCCGCCTCCCTGCCGCCCCGGGATGGCAGCCTGCCGGACCTCGACATTCTCGCGATCCTCTCGGAACGCGCCGGCGGCGGGCCGATCTCTTCCCGGGACGTCCTCAGGGAACTGTCCGGCCAGGTCCCCGGCTTCTCGGCCGCCTCAGAGCTGAACGGGACGTTCCCCGAGTTCGGGCTCCCGCTCGACGGCCAGGAGCAGCCGTCGCCCGGGATGTCCCGCTACGTAGACCCCTGGCATGCCCCGCGCGGCAAGGTCACGCTGGCACGCTGA
- the nuoF gene encoding NADH-quinone oxidoreductase subunit NuoF, giving the protein MAAFEPVLTRNFDVENSQSLKVYESRGGYQSARKALATMTPDEVVQLVKESELRGRGGAGFPTGLKWTFLPKERKETFMCVNGDESEPATFNNRYLLERDPHQMIEGILISCFATRASTAYLYNRFEYITATRIMEKAIAEAREAGILGKNIFGSGFDLEIYVHRGAGAYICGEETGLIESLEGKRGWPRIKPPFPAVEGAFRKPTVVNNIETLCCVPHIVERGVDWFKSMGLPKSYGPKLYTISGHVNDQVCVELPLGVTTRQLIEDHGRGVWKGRKAKAAVPGGISMGLLSADELDVPLDFEEIRKTGCLGLGTAAVTVIDDQTPIMDVLHNTCRFFAHESCGQCTPCREGTTWFYKTMTRIKAGGGRLQDLDVMEQLARNMGITPGTTICGLADGAAWPIKNAMAKFRPELEEYIRTHQKADQRPTALQEAIYRGISPSRFDTSLPEPTESLPGLTAPGHNPRTTPGA; this is encoded by the coding sequence GTGGCAGCCTTCGAACCGGTCCTGACGCGAAATTTTGACGTCGAGAACAGCCAGTCGCTGAAGGTCTACGAGTCTCGCGGCGGTTACCAATCCGCCCGCAAGGCCCTGGCCACCATGACGCCGGACGAGGTGGTCCAGCTCGTCAAGGAATCCGAGCTACGGGGCCGGGGTGGGGCCGGGTTCCCGACCGGTCTGAAGTGGACGTTCCTCCCGAAAGAGCGGAAGGAAACGTTCATGTGCGTCAATGGCGACGAGAGCGAGCCCGCGACGTTCAATAATCGATACCTCCTGGAACGCGATCCCCACCAGATGATCGAGGGGATCCTCATCTCCTGCTTCGCGACCCGGGCATCGACGGCCTACCTGTACAATCGGTTCGAGTACATCACCGCCACCCGGATCATGGAGAAGGCGATCGCCGAGGCCCGGGAGGCCGGAATCCTCGGCAAGAATATCTTCGGATCCGGTTTCGACCTCGAGATTTACGTCCATCGAGGCGCCGGGGCGTACATCTGCGGCGAGGAGACGGGGCTGATCGAGAGCCTCGAGGGCAAGCGCGGCTGGCCCCGGATCAAGCCGCCGTTCCCGGCCGTCGAGGGGGCCTTCCGCAAGCCGACCGTAGTCAATAACATCGAGACGCTCTGCTGCGTCCCCCACATCGTCGAGCGGGGCGTCGACTGGTTCAAGTCGATGGGCTTGCCCAAGAGCTACGGCCCGAAGCTCTACACGATTTCCGGTCACGTGAACGATCAGGTCTGCGTCGAACTCCCGCTCGGCGTGACGACCCGCCAGCTCATCGAGGACCACGGCCGAGGCGTCTGGAAGGGACGCAAGGCCAAGGCCGCCGTGCCGGGCGGCATCAGCATGGGCCTGCTCTCGGCCGACGAACTCGACGTCCCCCTGGATTTCGAGGAAATCCGCAAGACCGGCTGCCTCGGGCTGGGGACCGCCGCCGTCACCGTAATCGACGACCAGACGCCGATCATGGATGTCCTCCACAATACCTGCCGCTTCTTCGCCCACGAGAGTTGTGGCCAGTGCACCCCCTGTCGCGAGGGCACAACCTGGTTCTACAAGACCATGACGCGGATCAAGGCCGGCGGGGGGCGGCTCCAGGACCTCGACGTGATGGAGCAGCTCGCCAGGAACATGGGGATCACCCCCGGCACGACGATCTGCGGCCTCGCCGACGGCGCCGCCTGGCCGATCAAGAACGCGATGGCCAAGTTCCGCCCCGAGTTGGAGGAGTACATCCGGACCCATCAGAAGGCCGATCAAAGGCCGACCGCCTTGCAGGAGGCGATCTACCGGGGGATCAGCCCGTCTCGCTTCGACACCAGCCTACCCGAGCCCACCGAGTCGCTACCCGGCCTGACCGCCCCCGGCCACAACCCCCGGACCACCCCCGGGGCCTGA
- a CDS encoding NADH-quinone oxidoreductase subunit NuoE family protein has product MPAAESPSPAPLLNETIREKIRAYIPRYPDKRAVTLPALHIVHDHLRCVPYRAMEEIAELLDLEPSDVHDTMSFYGFFPQAPIGEKRLWICRSISCMLRGGDELLGVACKEAGVEGPGVTSGDGELTIEFAECLGICDHAPAALCDDGRIYGPLDEAKVAEMIKDVRERAIPEGQPAL; this is encoded by the coding sequence ATGCCCGCCGCCGAGAGCCCGAGTCCGGCCCCGCTGCTCAACGAGACGATCCGGGAGAAGATCCGCGCCTACATCCCCCGGTATCCCGACAAGCGGGCCGTCACCCTGCCGGCGTTGCATATCGTGCATGACCACCTCCGATGCGTCCCCTACCGGGCCATGGAGGAGATCGCCGAGCTGCTCGACCTGGAGCCGTCGGACGTCCACGACACGATGAGCTTTTACGGCTTCTTCCCCCAGGCACCGATCGGGGAGAAGCGGCTCTGGATCTGCCGGTCGATCTCTTGCATGCTCCGGGGCGGCGACGAGCTGCTCGGCGTCGCCTGCAAGGAGGCCGGGGTCGAGGGGCCGGGGGTGACGAGCGGTGACGGAGAGCTGACGATCGAGTTCGCCGAATGCCTGGGGATCTGCGACCATGCCCCGGCGGCCCTCTGTGACGACGGACGGATCTACGGCCCGCTCGATGAAGCGAAGGTGGCCGAGATGATCAAGGACGTCCGAGAGCGGGCGATCCCCGAGGGCCAGCCGGCCCTCTGA
- the nuoD gene encoding NADH dehydrogenase (quinone) subunit D, translating to MPVNLLEDDVQSQSGADEKEYHWTLNFGPQHPATHTTLRLVLDLDGERIVKATPHIGYLHSGFEKLGEHLTFNQYVTIVDRKNYISPPMNEVAWHNAVEKLLDIELTPRCKYIRVIIGELARISDHLLCTGAAALDLGAFTAFLYAFNTRELIYDVYEQMSGYRFHPGYTRVGGVLYDFDEKVFQRIDRVVQHMPKVLKDMEKLLFRNKIFLDRMRGVGVLTKEMATDFSCTGPIARASGVTYDLRKDQPYLAYPDLEFQVPYATEGDCYARFQVRMEEMVQSVEIIRQAVKNIPGGPANVAIAEKYPLPDKATAYNSMEGLIQHFELIMPNRGPDSPVDEVYAAIESPNGELGYYLVSDGSQVSWRTRTRPPSFIHFSVFPHIIKDHLIADIVAVLGSLNIIAAELDR from the coding sequence ATGCCGGTCAATCTGCTCGAAGACGACGTCCAGTCGCAGTCCGGGGCGGATGAGAAGGAATATCACTGGACGCTCAACTTCGGTCCGCAGCACCCGGCCACGCACACGACCCTCAGGTTGGTCCTGGATCTGGACGGCGAGCGGATCGTCAAGGCCACTCCCCACATCGGCTACCTGCACTCGGGGTTCGAGAAGCTCGGCGAGCACCTGACGTTCAACCAGTACGTCACCATCGTCGACCGCAAGAATTACATCAGCCCCCCGATGAACGAGGTGGCCTGGCACAACGCGGTCGAGAAGCTCCTCGACATCGAACTGACTCCCCGCTGCAAGTACATCCGGGTGATCATCGGCGAACTGGCCCGGATCAGTGACCATCTCCTTTGCACCGGGGCGGCGGCCCTCGACCTGGGTGCTTTCACCGCGTTTTTGTACGCCTTCAACACTCGGGAGCTGATCTACGACGTCTACGAGCAGATGTCCGGTTATCGGTTCCACCCCGGCTATACCCGGGTCGGCGGGGTGCTCTACGACTTCGACGAGAAGGTGTTCCAGCGAATCGACCGCGTCGTGCAGCACATGCCCAAGGTCCTCAAGGACATGGAGAAGCTGCTCTTCCGCAACAAAATCTTCCTCGATCGGATGCGGGGCGTCGGCGTGCTGACCAAGGAGATGGCGACGGATTTCTCCTGCACCGGGCCGATCGCCCGTGCCAGCGGCGTGACGTACGACCTCCGCAAGGACCAGCCGTATCTGGCCTACCCCGACCTCGAGTTCCAGGTCCCCTACGCCACCGAGGGCGACTGCTACGCCCGGTTCCAGGTCCGCATGGAGGAGATGGTCCAGAGCGTCGAGATCATCCGCCAGGCCGTCAAGAACATCCCGGGTGGCCCGGCGAATGTCGCGATCGCCGAGAAGTATCCCCTGCCCGACAAGGCCACCGCCTACAACAGCATGGAGGGCCTGATCCAGCACTTCGAGCTGATCATGCCCAACCGGGGACCTGACTCTCCCGTCGACGAGGTCTACGCCGCGATCGAAAGCCCCAACGGCGAACTGGGGTATTACCTCGTCTCCGACGGCTCCCAGGTCTCGTGGCGCACGAGGACGAGGCCGCCCTCGTTTATCCACTTCTCGGTGTTCCCACACATCATCAAGGATCACCTCATTGCCGATATCGTCGCCGTGCTCGGCAGCCTGAACATCATCGCCGCCGAACTGGACCGCTGA
- a CDS encoding NADH-quinone oxidoreductase subunit C gives MTENDAETLPPVVGQLKDRFGSAISTVSTFRDNVRVLVDRSRLADLLAMLKAESGFGLLAELGGVDYLGYPGRDREFRFEVHYVLLNQETHERVIIKVGVDADDPVLPSAVPIWRGADWMEREIFDMYGIRFQGHPDLRRILMPDEFTAFPLRKDYPLRGRGERHNFPRITREQS, from the coding sequence ATGACGGAAAACGACGCCGAGACCCTTCCCCCGGTCGTCGGCCAGCTCAAGGACCGGTTCGGTTCGGCCATCTCGACCGTCTCGACCTTCCGGGACAACGTCCGGGTGCTGGTGGATCGCTCGAGGCTGGCCGATCTCCTGGCCATGCTCAAGGCTGAGTCCGGGTTCGGCCTCCTCGCCGAGCTGGGGGGGGTCGATTACCTCGGTTACCCCGGCAGGGATCGGGAGTTCCGGTTCGAAGTCCACTATGTCCTGCTCAATCAGGAAACCCATGAGCGGGTCATCATCAAGGTCGGCGTCGATGCCGACGATCCGGTGCTCCCCTCGGCCGTCCCCATCTGGCGCGGGGCGGATTGGATGGAGCGCGAGATCTTCGATATGTACGGGATCCGGTTTCAGGGACACCCCGATCTCCGCAGGATCTTGATGCCCGACGAGTTCACCGCCTTCCCGCTCCGGAAGGATTACCCGCTGCGGGGACGGGGCGAGCGGCACAATTTCCCGAGGATCACCCGGGAACAGTCCTGA
- a CDS encoding NADH-quinone oxidoreductase subunit B, whose translation MAVNPHGGGLAQAGHASILTNRAASAGLPTTKGGVEVPENVILTTVDSVVSWCRKYSLWPMPFATACCGIELMAVGASRFDISRFGAEVMRFSPRQCDLLIVAGRVAMKMMPVLQRIWLQMPEPKWSISMGACACTGGVFDTYAVVQGVDRFLPVDVYIPGCPPRPEQILRSLMDMQAKIQAGGSVFGTGLPELAEREKMLAEKTTLPAGLATARERGDEGRFGYKSPGGDALLGADETR comes from the coding sequence ATGGCGGTGAATCCCCACGGCGGCGGACTCGCCCAAGCCGGTCACGCGTCCATTTTGACCAATCGGGCCGCCTCGGCCGGGCTCCCAACGACCAAGGGCGGGGTCGAGGTTCCCGAAAACGTGATCCTGACCACCGTCGATTCGGTGGTCAGTTGGTGCCGAAAATACAGCCTCTGGCCGATGCCCTTCGCCACGGCTTGCTGCGGGATCGAGCTGATGGCCGTCGGAGCCAGCCGATTCGACATCTCACGCTTCGGGGCCGAGGTCATGCGCTTCAGCCCCCGGCAGTGCGACCTGTTGATTGTCGCCGGCCGGGTCGCCATGAAAATGATGCCGGTGCTCCAGCGCATCTGGCTCCAGATGCCCGAGCCGAAGTGGTCGATCAGCATGGGGGCCTGTGCCTGCACCGGTGGTGTCTTCGACACTTATGCCGTCGTCCAGGGCGTCGACCGCTTCCTCCCCGTCGACGTCTACATCCCCGGCTGCCCCCCCCGTCCCGAGCAAATCCTCCGCTCCCTGATGGACATGCAGGCGAAGATCCAGGCCGGGGGGTCGGTGTTCGGCACCGGCCTGCCCGAGCTGGCCGAGCGTGAGAAGATGCTGGCGGAGAAGACGACATTGCCGGCCGGCCTGGCGACCGCCCGAGAGCGAGGCGACGAGGGACGATTCGGCTACAAGTCCCCAGGCGGCGACGCCCTTCTCGGCGCCGATGAGACCCGATGA
- a CDS encoding NADH-quinone oxidoreductase subunit A gives MGIEFTPIFFMILVGISVAIGMLSMSYVLSPGRAKTRGNRVKQMPYESGMDPIGDARQRFDVRYYLVAIEFLIFDVELLLLYPWAVAQWHRDEVSPALDATVGVPLELRSMAFLGALAFIGILVAGFAYTWRKGVYEWR, from the coding sequence GTGGGGATCGAATTCACGCCGATCTTCTTCATGATCCTGGTCGGCATCTCGGTGGCGATCGGGATGCTCTCGATGAGCTATGTCCTGAGTCCCGGACGGGCCAAGACCCGGGGCAATCGGGTCAAGCAGATGCCCTACGAATCGGGGATGGACCCGATCGGTGATGCCCGTCAACGCTTCGACGTCCGGTATTACCTGGTGGCGATCGAGTTCCTCATCTTCGACGTGGAATTGTTGCTGCTCTACCCCTGGGCCGTGGCCCAGTGGCACCGGGACGAGGTATCCCCCGCCCTCGACGCGACCGTGGGCGTCCCCCTGGAATTGAGGTCGATGGCCTTCCTCGGTGCCTTGGCGTTCATCGGCATCCTCGTCGCTGGCTTCGCGTACACTTGGCGTAAGGGAGTCTACGAATGGCGGTGA
- the proB gene encoding glutamate 5-kinase — protein sequence MERDLVREDIAHASPIWVIKIGTSVLAAPDGTLDEGRVARLTDQIAAVLDAGKRVALVSSGAVGAGIGRLGLSRRPTDLRTLQAAAAAGQAYLIRAYDDAFRAHGRNTAQLLLTRSDFDDRSRYLNVRNTLLTLFEYRTVPIINENDTVSVEEIRFGDNDYLAAQVTNLLCAPLLLILSVVDGVLSSGSPSGEDPPEPIRVIRDIDEAISRHVSSSRSALGSGGMKSKLEAARLVTRAGGSVIIGSGRREDTIRQVLEGRPVGTLIPPLGATQQARRRWIGSTARPRGWLVVDDGARIALETGRGSLLAIGMVEVYGKFSKGDVVGIRDRGGEEFARGLSNYSGDDARKIRGLRTDQIASSLGIAPYDEVIHRDNLVVVSG from the coding sequence ATGGAACGGGATCTGGTCCGAGAAGACATCGCTCATGCCTCGCCGATCTGGGTCATCAAGATCGGCACAAGCGTCCTGGCCGCACCGGATGGGACACTCGACGAGGGGCGGGTCGCCAGACTGACCGACCAGATCGCGGCCGTGCTGGACGCGGGGAAGCGGGTCGCGCTGGTCAGCTCGGGGGCGGTCGGCGCGGGGATCGGACGGTTGGGACTCTCCCGGAGGCCGACGGACCTCAGGACGCTCCAGGCCGCCGCCGCCGCGGGTCAGGCATACCTCATTCGGGCGTACGACGATGCATTCAGGGCGCACGGGAGGAATACCGCTCAATTGCTCCTGACCCGCTCCGACTTCGATGATCGGTCCCGATACCTCAACGTGCGGAACACCCTTCTGACCCTGTTCGAATACCGGACGGTTCCGATCATCAACGAGAATGACACCGTGAGTGTCGAGGAGATTCGGTTCGGCGACAACGACTATCTCGCCGCCCAGGTGACCAACCTCCTCTGCGCCCCCCTCTTGCTGATCCTGAGCGTGGTCGACGGGGTGCTGTCGTCCGGATCCCCGTCGGGCGAGGATCCTCCGGAACCGATCCGGGTCATCAGAGACATCGACGAGGCGATCAGCCGCCACGTCAGCTCGAGTCGGAGCGCCCTGGGCTCGGGAGGGATGAAGAGCAAGCTCGAAGCTGCTCGTTTGGTGACCCGGGCTGGAGGTTCGGTGATCATCGGCTCGGGACGGCGAGAGGACACGATCAGGCAGGTCCTGGAAGGGCGTCCGGTCGGGACCCTCATCCCTCCGCTCGGTGCCACGCAACAGGCCCGAAGACGGTGGATCGGCTCCACAGCGAGGCCCCGGGGCTGGCTGGTCGTCGATGACGGTGCGCGCATCGCCCTGGAGACGGGGCGTGGGAGCCTGCTGGCGATCGGCATGGTTGAGGTCTACGGGAAATTCTCCAAGGGGGACGTGGTCGGAATTCGCGATCGGGGGGGGGAGGAATTCGCCAGGGGCCTCTCCAATTATTCGGGCGACGACGCGAGGAAGATTCGAGGGCTCAGGACCGATCAAATCGCGAGTTCTCTGGGAATCGCACCCTACGATGAGGTGATTCATCGCGACAATCTGGTCGTCGTCAGCGGATAA
- a CDS encoding amidophosphoribosyltransferase codes for MAELYHECGVAAVAALSTEDGPSVSQAPLVAEHTARLIPRMLLDMQNRGQLAAGMTSYNPHRDALLETYKQLGTVAEAFRLNHRPKFEAIMRGMDGSAAIGHVRYATCGGSERSLAQPFERAHGRKSKWFALAFNGQLTNFKELKQELLAQGDYHLKRDTDTEILMHSISYELQDEGPEIDWQGVFSRLAQRFDGAYNVVLISATGQLVVARDPLGIRPLCVAREGSLFAAASESVPLSNLGFTRIESLAPGHLAVVDGHSVRVSRFAEAPKRAHCFFEWIYFANVASTLDDCSVYLSRARLGKELARLEDVPRDAETIVVPVPDTAKAAADAMAYELNLPSVEGLMRNRYLGRTFIEGTADREAKIRLKYTPLPEVLSGKRVLLVEDSIVRSTTMRALVHEIRRRGGAREIHLRVACPPIIAPCFYGIDMSTREELIAPRYADLPDGGLSEEAQNRLARELGADSLRYLPVDAIARSVGLSSNQLCLACVTGSYPTPAGQRLYEIGMEGSTCHANGSGGIRAYE; via the coding sequence ATGGCCGAATTGTATCATGAATGCGGCGTGGCCGCCGTCGCCGCGCTCTCGACCGAGGACGGCCCATCGGTGTCCCAGGCACCCCTGGTGGCGGAACACACCGCCAGGCTGATCCCCCGCATGTTGCTCGACATGCAGAATCGCGGCCAGCTCGCCGCCGGGATGACCAGTTATAACCCGCACCGGGATGCCCTGTTGGAGACCTACAAGCAACTCGGGACGGTGGCCGAGGCGTTCCGCCTGAACCACCGGCCGAAGTTCGAGGCGATCATGAGGGGCATGGACGGATCGGCCGCCATCGGCCATGTCCGTTATGCCACGTGCGGCGGGAGTGAGCGAAGCCTCGCCCAGCCCTTCGAGCGGGCCCACGGCCGCAAATCGAAGTGGTTCGCCCTCGCCTTTAATGGCCAGCTCACCAATTTTAAGGAGTTAAAGCAGGAACTCCTCGCCCAGGGAGACTATCACCTGAAGCGGGACACCGACACCGAGATCCTCATGCACTCGATTAGCTACGAGTTGCAGGACGAGGGGCCGGAGATCGACTGGCAAGGGGTCTTCTCTCGCCTGGCACAACGGTTCGATGGCGCTTACAACGTCGTCTTGATCTCGGCAACCGGTCAACTCGTCGTGGCCAGGGATCCGCTCGGAATTCGGCCGCTCTGCGTGGCCCGGGAGGGTTCGCTGTTCGCGGCGGCGAGCGAGAGTGTCCCGCTCTCGAACCTGGGCTTCACGCGAATCGAGTCGCTGGCGCCGGGTCATCTCGCCGTGGTCGACGGCCATTCGGTCCGGGTGTCTCGGTTCGCGGAGGCGCCGAAGCGTGCCCACTGCTTCTTCGAATGGATCTATTTCGCCAACGTCGCCAGCACCCTCGACGACTGCTCGGTCTACCTCAGCCGGGCCCGCCTCGGGAAGGAGTTGGCTCGGCTTGAGGACGTGCCCCGGGACGCCGAGACCATCGTCGTCCCGGTCCCTGACACGGCCAAGGCGGCCGCGGACGCGATGGCCTACGAGCTGAACCTCCCCTCGGTCGAGGGACTGATGCGGAACCGGTACCTCGGGCGTACGTTCATCGAAGGGACCGCCGACCGAGAGGCGAAAATCCGGTTGAAGTACACCCCCCTTCCCGAGGTCCTCTCCGGGAAGCGGGTCCTCCTGGTCGAAGACAGTATCGTCCGGTCCACGACCATGCGCGCTTTGGTCCACGAGATCCGGAGGCGAGGAGGAGCCCGAGAGATCCACCTCCGAGTCGCCTGCCCCCCAATCATCGCCCCATGCTTCTACGGGATCGACATGTCGACCCGGGAGGAACTCATCGCCCCCCGCTACGCCGACCTCCCAGACGGCGGCCTTTCCGAGGAAGCCCAGAACCGGCTCGCCCGGGAGCTCGGGGCCGACAGCCTTCGCTACCTCCCTGTCGACGCGATCGCCCGTTCCGTCGGGCTTTCCTCCAACCAACTCTGCCTCGCGTGCGTGACGGGCTCCTATCCGACACCCGCCGGTCAGCGACTCTATGAGATCGGCATGGAGGGGTCGACGTGTCACGCCAACGGCTCTGGAGGCATCCGAGCCTACGAATAA